From a single Actinomycetota bacterium genomic region:
- the purF gene encoding amidophosphoribosyltransferase, whose protein sequence is MSLEIHDHCGVFGIYTREDDVAKLTYYALYALQHRGQESAGIAVSDGRETVMLKDMGMVSQVFSERDLLNLQGHMAIGHVRYSTTGSSFWENSQPIHASGHRGSVYVAHNGNLVNTDELREELREQGVRFHTTSDTEVIALLLARHPAGDIEEAVREVMPRLSGAYSLAILTETKLIGLRDPHGIRPLCVGRYRDGFAVSSESCGLDIIGAEYIREIEPGEMAVIDHSGLRFERFAEMRRPSLCIFEFIYFARPDSVMYGTYLYHARKHMGMSLADEAPVEADVVMPIPDTGVPAAIGFSQASGIPFGEGLIKNRYVGRTFIQPTQAIRQLGVRLKLNPLVRDIRGKRLVVVDDSIVRGNTTKEIVKMLRDAGAREVHMRISSPPDKNPCFYGIDTATRQELIASSRSVEEIRRFIGADTLHYLSMENLVRATGRPKEEFCTACFDGEYPIPVPDEMRMAKCRLEAG, encoded by the coding sequence ATGAGCCTCGAGATTCACGACCACTGCGGCGTTTTCGGTATCTACACCCGCGAGGACGACGTGGCCAAGCTGACCTACTACGCCCTCTACGCCCTCCAGCACAGGGGCCAGGAGAGCGCGGGAATCGCCGTATCCGACGGACGGGAAACGGTGATGCTCAAGGACATGGGCATGGTCTCCCAGGTCTTCAGCGAGAGGGACCTCCTCAACCTGCAGGGCCACATGGCCATAGGCCACGTCCGTTATTCCACCACCGGCTCCTCCTTCTGGGAGAACTCCCAGCCCATCCATGCCTCCGGGCACCGGGGCTCCGTTTACGTGGCCCACAACGGCAACCTGGTGAACACCGACGAGCTGCGGGAGGAGCTTCGAGAACAGGGGGTTCGCTTCCATACCACCTCCGATACCGAGGTCATCGCCCTGCTCCTGGCCCGGCATCCGGCGGGGGACATCGAGGAGGCCGTCCGTGAGGTCATGCCCCGCCTGAGCGGAGCCTATAGCCTGGCCATACTGACCGAGACCAAGCTCATCGGGCTGCGGGACCCCCATGGCATCCGCCCCCTGTGCGTGGGGCGTTACCGGGACGGCTTCGCCGTATCCAGCGAGAGCTGCGGGCTGGATATCATAGGGGCCGAGTACATAAGGGAGATTGAGCCGGGGGAGATGGCGGTCATCGACCATTCCGGCCTTCGCTTCGAGCGCTTCGCGGAGATGCGGCGGCCCTCCCTGTGCATCTTCGAGTTCATTTACTTCGCGCGCCCCGATTCGGTGATGTACGGCACCTACCTCTACCATGCCCGCAAGCACATGGGGATGAGCCTGGCCGACGAGGCCCCGGTGGAGGCGGACGTGGTCATGCCCATCCCGGACACCGGGGTCCCGGCGGCCATCGGCTTCTCCCAGGCCTCGGGCATCCCCTTCGGGGAGGGGCTCATAAAGAACCGCTACGTGGGCCGTACCTTCATCCAGCCCACCCAGGCCATCCGCCAGCTGGGGGTGCGCCTCAAGCTCAACCCCTTAGTGCGGGACATCCGGGGCAAGCGACTGGTGGTGGTGGACGATTCCATAGTCCGCGGCAACACCACCAAGGAGATCGTCAAGATGCTGCGGGATGCGGGGGCCCGGGAGGTGCACATGCGTATAAGCTCACCTCCGGACAAGAACCCCTGCTTCTACGGCATCGACACCGCCACCCGCCAGGAGCTCATCGCCTCCTCCCGCAGCGTGGAGGAGATACGCCGCTTCATCGGGGCCGACACCCTGCACTACCTGAGCATGGAGAACCTGGTGCGGGCTACGGGGAGGCCCAAGGAGGAGTTCTGCACCGCTTGCTTCGACGGGGAATACCCCATCCCCGTTCCCGACGAGATGCGCATGGCCAAGTGCCGCCTGGAGGCGGGTTGA